Within Anopheles nili chromosome 3, idAnoNiliSN_F5_01, whole genome shotgun sequence, the genomic segment GTGGGTCACTATTCTCCAAGGACCCGTACGACAAGGACGACGCGGAAGCCGATGCCATATACGAGAGCATTGACAAGCGGATGGACGAAAAACGCAAAGAGTACCGCGAGAAAAGACTTAAGGAAGATCTCGAGCGCTATCGCCAAGAAAGACCTAAAATTCAGCAGCAGTTTTCAGATCTCAAGCGAAACCTCATTGCCGTATCGGAAGAGGAATGGGCCAACTTACCAGAGGTCGGAGACAgtcgcaacaaaaaacagcgcAATCCGAGGGCAGAAAAGTTTACCCCACTTCCGGACAGTGTACTCTCGCGCAATCTTGGCGGTGAGTCAGCTTCGGCAATCGATGGTCGATCGGGACTGGCTTCAATGATACCCGGTGTTGCCACACCGGGTATGCTGACACCTAGTGGAGATTTGGATTTGCGAAAGATCGGACAGGCGAGAAACACGCTCATGAACGTAAAACTGTCGCAAGTGTCCGATTCCGTTGCCGGTCAAACGGTCGTCGATCCGAAGGGCTACTTGACGGATCTGCAGAGTATGATTCCCACATATGGTGGAGACATAAATGACATTAAGAAGGCACGCATGCTGTTGAAGAGTGTGCGTGAAACAAATCCTTACCATCCGCCGGCATGGATTGCCTCAGCTCGGTTGGAAGAAGTGACCGGAAAGCTGCAGATGGCGCGTAACCTGATCATGCGCGGATGTGAGCAGAACCCGCAAAGCGAGGACCTCTGGTTGGAAGCTGCACGGTTGCAACCTCCGGACACGGCGAAAGGCGTCATTGCGCAGGCTGCACGTCGAATTCCGACATCGGTTCGCATCTGGATCAAGGCAGCCGATCTAGAGACGGAGCCGAAGGCGAAACGACGCGTGTTCCGCAAAGCTCTCGAGCACATTCCCAATTCCGTACGGCTGTGGAAGGCTGCCGTCGAGATGGAAAACCCGGAGGACGCCAAAATCCTGCTGTCCCGCGCAGTCGAGTGCTGCGGCACGAGTGTTGAGCTGTGGTTGGCGTTGGCTCGTCTGGAAACGTACGAAAACGCTCGTAAGGTCTTGAACAAAGCTCGCGAAAAGATCCCCACCGACCGACAGATATGGACGACGGCCGCAAAGCTGgaggaagcgaacggaaacaTACACATGGTGGAAAAGATCATCGACCGAGCGCTGTCGTCGCTAAGCGCAAATGGTGTGGAGATCAATCGCGATCAGTGGCTGCAGGAAGCGATGGAAGCGGAGAAATCGGGCGCCATCAATTGCTGCCAGGCGATCGTGCGTGCTGTCATAGCGACCAACATTGACGAGGAAGATCGCAAGCAAACGTGGATTGATGACGCTGAAAATTGTGCCAAGGAAGGTGCATTTGAGTGCGCTCGGGCCGTGTACAGCTACGCGCTGACCGAATTCCCGTCAAAGAAGAGTATTTGGCTACGTGCGGCATACTTCGAGAAGAACCACGGCACTCGCGAGAGCCTCGAGACGCTGCTACAAAAAGCCGTCGCACATTGCCCGCAGTCCGAGGTGCTATGGTTGATGGGGGCGAAATCGAAGTGGCTGGCCGGTGATGTGCCCGCCGCCCGGTGTATCTTGTCGCTGGCCTTTCAGGCCAACCCGAATTCGGAGGACATCTGGCTAGCGGCCGTCAAGCTGGAGTCAGAAAATGCAGAGTACGAGCGGGCTCGACGGTTGCTCGCGAAGGCTCGTGCCTCTGCACCAACTCCGCGCGTCATGATGAAGTCGGCCAAGCTCGAGTGGGCCCTGAACAATCTTGAGGATGCGCTTAATCTGCTCGAGAATGCCGTGAAGGTGTTTCCTGATTTCGCCAAGCTCTGGATGATGAAGGGCCAGATCGAGGAACAAAAAGGGTTGCTTGAACAGGCGGCGGAATCGTACAATGTCGGATTGAAACGGTGTCCAACCTCGATACCGCTTTGGTTGTTGCTGGCGGCTTTGGAGGAAAAACGTAACCTGCTGACGAAGGCACGCTCAGTATTAGAACGGGGCCGGCTCAAGAACGCCAAGAACGCGCTACTGTGGCTGGCTGCCATCCGCATTGAGATACGCGCCGGGATGAAAGATATGGCCAACACGCTGATGGCTCGAGCTCTTCAGGACTGCCCGAACGCCGGTGAACTGTGGGCGGAAGCCATTTTTCTCGAGGCGAGGCcgcaaaggaaaacaaaatccgtACGTTTCTAATGATAGTTTGAGCTACACTTCGTTATTTAATCGATTTGACTTCTCCTTCTCCTGTTAGGTCGACGCTCTGAAAAAATGCGAACACGATCCCCATGTCCTGCTGGCCGTTTCCAAGCTGTTttggagtgaaaggaaaacccaaaaatGTCGCGATTGGTTTAACCGGACGGTaagcgaacacaaaacaacacgaaACCAACTTAAGCATTACGGTACAATCGATTCTATTCACTTGTTTTTGGTTATTTGCACTTTCTCCCAATTTAGATAAAAATTGATCCGGATTTCGGGGACGCATGGGCGTATTTTTACAAGTTTGAACAACAGCACGGTAACGAACAACAACAGGGTGAGCTGATAGAGCGGTGCAATGCCGCAGAACCGAAGCACGGTGAGGAATGGTGCAAAATGAGCAAGGATATCGCCAACTGGTGCTTCAAAACAGACGACGTCCTGAAGGCAGTAGTGCGCAATCTACCCACACCGATTTAAGAGAACACTGGCAAACTGGCAGCAGTGTATGTGGCCTCTTTCAACCATGTTTGCCAAACAGAGTAATACTTTTCCCAACGTTAGGCGCTCGCGAATTCAGAATAAGCAACAGACATGCTACTAGATATAGATGTTCAAAATTATTCGCGCTTTCAAAACACgaaatttgtttgcgttcgcgtTTATTGTACTTCAATAGGTTCTACTTCGTAATGGGTATGAACATGGGGACCTTTTCGTTCATATTCAATGAAGTATCAATATATCCTGGCATAAACACTCACATAGCATGAAAAATTTGATGATAAATGTCGAGTTTTCATTGACGGTAACACGTATCGTGCAAGTGTGATTGTAATAGAAAATTGCTGGTTAATATGTTggataataaatttatctttccAAGCTTTTAATAGTAGATAGTCTTTAAAGCTATACGTAGCATTATAAATAAAGAGAATTCAGTAATGTAAAGTTTTTGTAGAATATGATGTAAAAGAAACCCCGTCAATGTCGCATTCatttttgtatatatatatatttcgaCAGAAGGCTGGTTTACTTACTATTTTCTTTGGAGATTCtagttttatttgaattattatattttcagTTCAGATATTCGCAATGAACAgtatgcaaaacgaaaaaaatacgaGAACAAAAACAGACGAATTTTCGCAAATGTAACAAGAGAACATACTCTTAACTGATAACATTGTTTCGCGATTAAACGACTGGTCTAAACTGTATAACTCAAACGGAGATCAATTTCGAACAGTTTTTGAAATTTGCTCATAGATTCAGATCAACTTAactagtgaaatgtttcaaatctTTCACAGCACCATCTATGATTGAGTAGAAAAAGCTCATGTTAGCAGCACTAGTGCTACCTGTTGCACATTATCTAAAACTTCAGCTTTGAAGcgtttgttgaattttaaGCGTTTGACGCATTTTtagcgttttcattttcataatgTCTAGCTCTTAGCTGGTacgctctcctgttacttttttgtaaattttcacTCTGTCCTAGGACTTCGAGAAGTGCTTGGTTtgccggtttttattttaccttttcCACTTTGCTCAGTGCTGTAAATTGTCATGAGGCATGAGAAACTGgcggttttctttcatttaaTTATAAAAGGAGTACTGCTGAAcatcgttttcatttttacttaaattttattgaaaaaatatttctttccaAAGCCGACACATTCCTAAAGGCAACCAAACGCCAACGTAGATAATATTTAACGAATCCTGACGTACCCTGCTGCATCGTTTATTGAAACCTATATAAATACAAGTCAATACTGTCCTGTTAGTGCACCTTCACTTTTGCTCCCTTTCGATATTTTATTCCTGTTTTTGCGCTCTAGTTTGTTGGCTCGCAGTCGCACCCCGACGGCAAAATTCCGTttctaaaattaaaatactttAGACAAACGTTTTGCCAACTGTTTCGAAATAGCATTGATTCACATATTATCTGTAAAGGTTTTGCTAAATTTCTGAATGAAAATCGGCTCGATCGAAAGAACACACAATGTACGCATTTTCCAGCATTCATTCACATATATACTTACAGGAAACATAGAGAAGTTTGTTTATGCTGTCTCGCTaacattttcatattttcatttatttccacAGATCACATAGACAGTAATATCCACAGATTTCTTTTTAAATGGTCTCTATTTGAACTTGTTGAATTTAGAATGGCAGCCTCTTCGTAATAAAGGAGGAATATGCGATGTTTCAAGTCGAATTCTATTTCTGTGGTTAAGCAAATATTTTGGTACCTGATGCCTATATTCGAAATCCAATCGAatgtgaattaaaaataactttATATCTTAGCATAATGATTGCAAAAGTAAagtaaaattacaaaaaagggaaccatgaaaatattttctattctAATATCTCATGTGCGAGACAgtgttattaaaaaaaaagaccaaaacCGATCCTTCTtcgcaaatttaattaacttcCACGCTTATATTTCGATATGGTGTGGGTTTACGTTAGAGCTTTTGGACGGGTATAAAGCGttgaaattattaaacaaATTGCTGAAAACGCTGAAGCGACAAAAAACTGCCGACATCGACATGATTCATAGGAACTAAAGGACGCATGGTCGCAGattggaataaaaagaaatgctACATTTTGGGTGAGGTAGGATTATGAAattattctattttcttttatcgACTGTGGTGTATTTTACCAAAACATCTTTCTTCCGATGAATTCACGACCCCGAATGGTTCAGAGTCATGCGCTgaaatttgattgcattttggAAAGCGTCTCTTAAAGGGCGAAGACGCGTACTGCtttgatttttcatccttaagagaaaaaaaaaagaatgaagggtaaatttattttcacccttCTTGCTACCAGTTAGAAACCCATCTCCACGCCTTAACATGATTAAAATTACCACCAAAATGGCGGTACGAGCTTTGGGGCAAGCAAATTTGGCTGGAGAACTATGTTGGGTTTGTTCAATGTTTGGTCCACGTGGAGTTTCGCtaggatttttgttttaattcccACCGCACCGCCGGTCAACAACCAAGTGACCACCGGTAGAGTTAAGGCAGAATCGAATTAGCAGAAAACGGGCTGTCAGGTGTTTGGTATGTATATGTTTCACTGGAGACTACTTATGCTTCTTTGAAATTGGTGTATTATGATAGCTTATTTCTTACGAAAGGTTATTGCCTTTACACTTTCCTTCCGATTATTCTGTACGTATATGCTTTTGTTCGAATGTGGGATGATTTTTGAGTTAGAAATTAAAAGAATGCCCAAGCTGGAATGGAATCGTTCCACTGGGCGGTTGTGCGCTATGAGGTATGGTTAAATCCTTATTATGATCACGTGTAGGCATCCTTTGGAAACCAGCAACCGGTTGAATAGTGTGTTGAATTTAtgaagttgtttttttatccttgCTTATGCAAAAGGTACGCAACATTTTCAAGGTATGCGCGttgcaatcaaaccgattATCCGCTGACAATCTGATTACGTATAGAGTAAGAAGAGAAGGAATGGTCTTTACCTAGCATAAAATACTATTTGGATGCTTTTCATGGCAATAGGTAAAGCTTTGCTGCCCTTACTCGGGGGAAAACAGCCTTCCAATGTCTCTTCCGATAGCGATTGCACTATCTATAAAGCTGTGAACGTTGTGCTGAACCTGGTTATATGTGGTTTATGTGATTATCACTGTTCGCTCCGTGCTCTAACACGCACTTTGTTAGTCCTTAAAAAACCTTGGATGGAGCGTTGGAGGGTCCTGGGGCGGGGGCATTAACCGCATTCTTCCGTTATGTTTCAATTCAATGTCTTACTATTTTTTGTATCGTATGTTTACTAATCTGGCGTTATATTAtcgtttttttcattacacatATAGTAGAATCTGTGCACGCCATATTTaatcaccccaaaaaaagctACCAGGAAAAGGAAGCTAAATGTAGAACAAGTCTTAGCTACAAGCAGATATCCCTGCGCTTTTGACGTAACCTATGCTTTGCTGGCGAGACCCAAAAATGACTCCAAAATTCACGTACATATAGGCACACCGTCACGCTGCTCTTCAGCTGCGCAACGAATTTGCGTATTCTATGCGTTCCTTCTGAACATTGACTTGCTTTATCGTGTTCAATTTTCATACACATATCCGCGAGTTGACACGTATTTTTCACTCCATAAATTCTTACAAAAATTTTCTGCATACGTTTTCTGTAATAATTTTTCTAACTCGCCTGTGCCACAAACAGCTTATATGGTCTACTTTTTTGCTGTCGCCACATAACTACCctaaattgatttgaataaatgtgTTTGTGATTTGGTAAGGTAAATAACTTAAAGTAAGATGTTTTTTGCAAAACCTTACAAAACAAATATAGTTATCCTTATATGTGTCCGTAATAGGAGTTTGTTTTCATCTTAAATTTTCGTTGTACAATAGATTTGGAAACGTTCTACGCAATGTAATACAAGTAGTAATAAGTCCCATGGAAACTCTATCGGCAGAAAGACTTAGTCCCCTAATAGTGTTCATTCTTTTACGTTCTGCATTTTGACATTTCTGGTTTACCAGCCACTCCGCATTTCAATTGATATCCATAATGCAGCAAAGCTCATTTCATTACAgctctcatttcatttattggCTACTTCTATCTTGACTTGATTCATAAAATTATGGTGCACATTTTATCATAACTCCCTAGAAACGACTATCGCGAACACGAGCCTTGCAAACGTTTACGCCGGGTCGGGTTTATCGAAAATTAACATGCCTTTCACGTAAGCCGGTGAAGTGTGAGCACTACCCATCTACTTCCTATCTAGTATAGTAACAcaaatttttaatgttttctttcaatttgtGGCCGCGTTGCAATATATGTGCATACTTGAAACACTTGCATCATCGTATCGTAACCGCTATTTTCGTAAGCAAAATCGAATGATTTATCGACCACCGACGTCAATAATACCTATCAGGTGAtacatgctgctgctgatggtatGTTTGGCCCGGCGGCAACAATTTGAGCTACCATTACTAATGCAACCGATGCCCGTCATCGTGCCCCATCGACGTCTCCCAGCGTGAATGCTTCTCTGGTGTCAGGTGCGTTATCTGAACGTGGATGGCCTGTACCTTCTCGTATTTCGGTGGGATTGAACAGAGCCGATAAC encodes:
- the LOC128725185 gene encoding pre-mRNA-processing factor 6 produces the protein MAHIPAATLGNKNKKHFLGVPAPLGYVAGVGRGATGFTTRSDIGPARDANDVSDDRHAPPAAKRKKKEEEEEDDEDLNDSNYDEFSGYSGSLFSKDPYDKDDAEADAIYESIDKRMDEKRKEYREKRLKEDLERYRQERPKIQQQFSDLKRNLIAVSEEEWANLPEVGDSRNKKQRNPRAEKFTPLPDSVLSRNLGGESASAIDGRSGLASMIPGVATPGMLTPSGDLDLRKIGQARNTLMNVKLSQVSDSVAGQTVVDPKGYLTDLQSMIPTYGGDINDIKKARMLLKSVRETNPYHPPAWIASARLEEVTGKLQMARNLIMRGCEQNPQSEDLWLEAARLQPPDTAKGVIAQAARRIPTSVRIWIKAADLETEPKAKRRVFRKALEHIPNSVRLWKAAVEMENPEDAKILLSRAVECCGTSVELWLALARLETYENARKVLNKAREKIPTDRQIWTTAAKLEEANGNIHMVEKIIDRALSSLSANGVEINRDQWLQEAMEAEKSGAINCCQAIVRAVIATNIDEEDRKQTWIDDAENCAKEGAFECARAVYSYALTEFPSKKSIWLRAAYFEKNHGTRESLETLLQKAVAHCPQSEVLWLMGAKSKWLAGDVPAARCILSLAFQANPNSEDIWLAAVKLESENAEYERARRLLAKARASAPTPRVMMKSAKLEWALNNLEDALNLLENAVKVFPDFAKLWMMKGQIEEQKGLLEQAAESYNVGLKRCPTSIPLWLLLAALEEKRNLLTKARSVLERGRLKNAKNALLWLAAIRIEIRAGMKDMANTLMARALQDCPNAGELWAEAIFLEARPQRKTKSVDALKKCEHDPHVLLAVSKLFWSERKTQKCRDWFNRTIKIDPDFGDAWAYFYKFEQQHGNEQQQGELIERCNAAEPKHGEEWCKMSKDIANWCFKTDDVLKAVVRNLPTPI